AATTTTTTCTCTGATCCATCTCTTGATGCCTTAAATGAACCTTTTCACCTTCAGGGTCTGGCTCCAAAGGCAGATAACAAGGCCCCTTTGGATTAAATTCCCTTACTTTTTCCAATGCCTTGATGAATCTTTTAAGCAAGATCCACTTTTTCAGAGTGCTCCAGCTACTTGGCATTTCCTTGTTTGATTTCTTTCCCACATTCAACtcggttttctctttttcttgggTACTGATATTACCAGATGTAAGCCATTTTTCTCCTGGAGCTGTTCTGTGGGATTCCATGAAGCCATTCTTGCAATTTGAGAGGAATGGTTTTCCTCCCTCACTCACTTTCTCTTCTGAGAGTCCCTTATCTTGAATCATCTCACTAGTGCTAAATTCATCCTTAGTTAAGTGGTCCTGAATTTCTGGAAGAAGGATTTCATCAATTGCCTCTTCTACCAGCTTAATGGCTTCAGTACGGTGGAGATCGACATTTTGCTCATCTGCCTCATTATCCCCATCCATGTCTTGATTCATTTCTGAGAAGTTTTGACTTAAACTAGAAATGCCCATTTCTGGCAATGAGTTGGCATCATTCACTGGTTCTTCTTTACCTGCTTCATTGAGGTATGGCTTGGCTCCATCTTTTGCTGCAATACCTGATACCATGTGCTTATACACTAAGTACCACAGTCTCatgtttttccctttttccgaTCGGGCCTCATTTGCTACATCAATGGTGCCCTCGGGCTTATATTCTTCACATGGAGAAAACCCTGGATTTGTCTCTAAATCTTCGCCTTCTGTTTCAGATGCACTGTTTGAGAGTTCTGAACTTGGAGTAATTACCTTGGAGGCTTTTCCATTATCTCCAACTTCTTCATGACAGGTGCTTACAATGTTCTCTGGCTTCAAGGAGAATTTATTACATGAGCTGGGATCTTTGATCTCTGATGAACAACTAATGATGGAATCAGGTTGACCTTCAGCGAGAAGTAATTTGCTGCCGACCATATCAATATTGATGGCAACAGTTTGCTTTTCCTTCCAGTCTTCACCAGTGTCTTGACAGGCTGTTATATGTTGTTCTGCTTTAATGGAACAACATTCCAAAGTAGTTTCTGTGAGCTCAGAAAATTTCATTGCAGGTAGCTGTTTGTCTGCTAGAAAATCACTGACTTGGTCTGGATAACCTTGGAATATTTCAGCTGACTCTTTATAATTACTTTCTTGACCTGCTCTTCCTGTGCTTTGAGTTGAAGGACCATTACAGGCTTGAACAGTATTTGCTCGAGTACGAATTGCTGCATTGGAGCTCTGGCTAATTTCGATTTCTGACAGTGGAAGAACTGTCTCAAAAGCTTCTACAAGCAGCGCTACTTTTCGTTTTTGAGCTGGAGCTAGTTTAGAAATGACCTGTTGAAGTGCATTATCAAGCATCCATTCCTCGGTGTTTTTTCTCTCGTCTGTTGTTTGGTGCCTTAGATGGACTTTTTCTGCTTCTGGATCAGGCTTCAAGGGCAGATATCGTGGCCCCCGGGGGCTGAAATCCCCCACCTTCTCCAATGCCTTCACAAATTTCTTGAGGatgatcaattttttcaaatagctCCAGCTCTTGGGCATTTTCTGGTCAGATTCACTTTTCACATTTGATGCTGTTCTCTCTTCCATGGGAGTGCTAATACTATCAGCTTTGACCCATGTTTCTTCTGGTTCCTGTACCATACTGTCTCTAGCAGGCTCACTGTAAGCTGAGATGCTCCATTCCTGGCCCTCGCCATGACTCTTTTCTAAGAGGTCGTGGTCTGAACTGATGCTACTAGCAATTGATTGATCCTCCATTGAGTGGTCTTGAAATTCTTGCAGAAGGATATCATCAAATGCTTTTTGTACCAGCTGAATGGCATTAATCTGGCTGAGCTCATTCTTTTGGTGGTTTGCATCatgattttcctttaccatGTCCTTGCCAATTTCAGAAAAGCCCTCAGAAGAACCGCAGTCATTAGTGCCAAGCAAGGTGCTTGTATCTTCCACCTGTTCTTCATCCAATCCATTTAGAGGAACCTGGTTTCCAGCTTTTCTATCGACACCTACCACTGCATGCTTATATATCAAGTGCCACATTCTGATATACTTTTGATTTTTAAACTGTGTTTTGTGTTCTACATGATTGGTCATGATGGGCTCGGAGTCCCTGTGGGTAGGGTACCGCTGAAAAAGTCCATGGTGCGGCTTCAAatttcctttcttgtctttgtCGCCTGTAATTTGATCCTCCAGTGGCTCAAGATCAAAATCAGAAGAGACCATGCTGTTACTTCCTGTTGATTCCACAAATTCATCATCAGATGGTCTTCTAATTTTAACTGGTGTTTCTCCATTTGGAAAATTGAcccttaaattttttccaaatgATGTCGAGTCACCATTGTATGAGTCCTCAATGAGAATGGAATTAGCCTCCCCAACTTTATGGTTATATACAGCACTTTTCTCTTGTTTTCTGTCTTTGTCAGCGACTTCTGATGGATGATTGTATAGAGTTTCACTAGGCAGCCACTCAGCCTCGTATTCAAAATCGCCAAGGTCTTCATCTTCTCTACTTGAACTGCCAACTCCATTTGCTGAGCCTTTTGGTTCTTCAGCATGGGAATTTGCAAGCAAGTCCTGTCCTGCTTTTTGTTTGACAGGAGAGAGAGCTATATTACTCGCATTACCAACTGCAGGATCTCCATTATGGAGCATTTTGCTTGACTGAATtcctttcttcatttttccGAAACGTTTGCCTTTATGAAGTTGATTCTTCCCTTTCATGCTCTTCTGGGTCTTCAACAATCTCCGCCTCATAGATACAAAGCGTTTCAATGGAGGAGCTGCGTTATGGTTATGGCCATGAAGGGAGCAATAAGTATATCGGCAAACCCTCATGACTAATTTTCCTTCAGATTCACATTCACCAGGTTGAAGCTCGAGCTCCAAGGAATCAGGgaattt
This genomic interval from Carya illinoinensis cultivar Pawnee chromosome 10, C.illinoinensisPawnee_v1, whole genome shotgun sequence contains the following:
- the LOC122279034 gene encoding calmodulin binding protein PICBP-like — its product is MIHYKLEAGVDYNSVGPAEPEMQSLTKESSCYRIQDSGDRGETEPKKKPKKLWSIKLSRLPSLRSSTRRAKSRHDPLPIVLYANPSSTPPPIPIEISDAPPCYMKATRSSDARRGSLQKSTITPTRRSILKPGKSLARMSSLKIKRTLMSKSYGGTEVQGKVKRSRSIKQANFEWSSTHARKLESQYQASLRNSESSFLSKKLSGSRPKYALSGNKSVRFTITRTSSLKPVKVLTKMGTFKLKKPSMEKCYEICQSPDSSIHKATCSSILKDSKFPDSLELELQPGECESEGKLVMRVCRYTYCSLHGHNHNAAPPLKRFVSMRRRLLKTQKSMKGKNQLHKGKRFGKMKKGIQSSKMLHNGDPAVGNASNIALSPVKQKAGQDLLANSHAEEPKGSANGVGSSSREDEDLGDFEYEAEWLPSETLYNHPSEVADKDRKQEKSAVYNHKVGEANSILIEDSYNGDSTSFGKNLRVNFPNGETPVKIRRPSDDEFVESTGSNSMVSSDFDLEPLEDQITGDKDKKGNLKPHHGLFQRYPTHRDSEPIMTNHVEHKTQFKNQKYIRMWHLIYKHAVVGVDRKAGNQVPLNGLDEEQVEDTSTLLGTNDCGSSEGFSEIGKDMVKENHDANHQKNELSQINAIQLVQKAFDDILLQEFQDHSMEDQSIASSISSDHDLLEKSHGEGQEWSISAYSEPARDSMVQEPEETWVKADSISTPMEERTASNVKSESDQKMPKSWSYLKKLIILKKFVKALEKVGDFSPRGPRYLPLKPDPEAEKVHLRHQTTDERKNTEEWMLDNALQQVISKLAPAQKRKVALLVEAFETVLPLSEIEISQSSNAAIRTRANTVQACNGPSTQSTGRAGQESNYKESAEIFQGYPDQVSDFLADKQLPAMKFSELTETTLECCSIKAEQHITACQDTGEDWKEKQTVAINIDMVGSKLLLAEGQPDSIISCSSEIKDPSSCNKFSLKPENIVSTCHEEVGDNGKASKVITPSSELSNSASETEGEDLETNPGFSPCEEYKPEGTIDVANEARSEKGKNMRLWYLVYKHMVSGIAAKDGAKPYLNEAGKEEPVNDANSLPEMGISSLSQNFSEMNQDMDGDNEADEQNVDLHRTEAIKLVEEAIDEILLPEIQDHLTKDEFSTSEMIQDKGLSEEKVSEGGKPFLSNCKNGFMESHRTAPGEKWLTSGNISTQEKEKTELNVGKKSNKEMPSSWSTLKKWILLKRFIKALEKVREFNPKGPCYLPLEPDPEGEKVHLRHQEMDQRKNSEEWMLDYALQQVVAKLTPARKRKVELLVQAFETVIPTIGC